In one Desulfoferula mesophila genomic region, the following are encoded:
- a CDS encoding M16 family metallopeptidase, with protein sequence MRRFSPFLVVLLALVLLPLAAWSAPRRHTLPNGLKVITSENHESPVVSFQVWVRAGSIYEKKGEYGITHLIEHMIFKGTPRRPAGQMAMEIEALGGEVNAYTTFDHTNYYVTAASASAGQALDILADAVVEATFDPAELAKEKEVVIEEIRMNQNNPARRKGWEVFAQAFGDSPYGRPIIGSIASVRGITRQDILDYRARWYRAPDMLVVAVGDFKTAEIMPLIAKAFAPLSKQPAPEFKLPPDPRPLGPRLKIMRDKVSQASISMTWLTPGLPDPAVYPLDMASTVLGDGQTSRLWSNLKEKQGLVDSADASAYTPQGVGLFEMEASLAPDKVNSAWPAMLAQAMTLFTRPPSGEELKRARVNLAATFVRSRQTMQGQARELGYFEMFRGGFENIVTYTQRFNAVDAAAVSEVTHRWLSPAGLSVVIQVPEGTPAPELAALKKQAMALYTQAPAQKEAQGPQRVVLDNGLILLIKPAHAVPIVSYLLAAPGGQAAESDQQAGLYNLWSRAVERGTKDMSYEELTRELEDMAGSLSGFSSKTDAGLSGSFLARDWKRGLELMTQVWTGANFPTAQVERARQEQLAALRAQQNSPVARAFKRFRRLVYGDHPFGHDPLGTPQTLATFGPAQLKAVMQRLRGPGGCVLAVVGDVEPAEFIAEAKRLLGGLKGQAAPVKVTPLSAPAKPRLSKIDEPQAKQSQILLGFVAPGLASPQRWPLELADAVLGGMGGRLFEDLRDKRSLAYAVQPFYSPSKGGGIFGVYMGVGPGKEPAALAGIGEHLGRLHAQAPSPKEMARAKAYFLGGYAVGLQRYGAQAAAMADGELNGLGWLSYTQVPDKIKAVTAEQVLAAVRKYLNPEHRAELIAGPPAPLRAK encoded by the coding sequence ATGCGCCGCTTTTCGCCTTTCCTGGTAGTGCTGCTGGCCCTGGTTCTGCTTCCCCTGGCCGCCTGGTCCGCGCCCCGACGTCACACCCTGCCCAACGGCCTGAAGGTCATCACCTCCGAAAACCACGAGTCCCCGGTGGTTTCCTTCCAGGTGTGGGTGCGCGCGGGTTCCATCTACGAGAAAAAGGGCGAGTACGGCATCACCCACCTGATAGAGCACATGATCTTCAAGGGCACCCCCCGCCGCCCGGCCGGGCAGATGGCCATGGAGATCGAGGCCCTGGGCGGCGAGGTCAACGCCTACACCACCTTTGACCACACCAACTACTACGTGACCGCGGCCAGCGCCTCGGCGGGCCAGGCCCTGGACATCCTGGCCGACGCGGTGGTCGAGGCCACCTTCGACCCGGCCGAGCTGGCCAAGGAAAAAGAGGTGGTGATCGAAGAGATCCGCATGAACCAGAACAACCCGGCCCGGCGCAAGGGCTGGGAGGTGTTCGCCCAGGCCTTTGGCGACTCCCCCTACGGGCGGCCCATCATCGGCTCCATCGCCTCGGTGCGGGGCATCACCCGCCAGGACATCCTGGACTACCGGGCCCGCTGGTACCGCGCCCCCGACATGCTGGTGGTGGCGGTGGGCGATTTCAAGACCGCCGAGATCATGCCCCTGATCGCCAAGGCCTTCGCCCCGTTGTCCAAGCAGCCCGCGCCGGAGTTCAAGCTGCCCCCGGACCCCCGGCCCCTGGGCCCGCGCCTGAAGATCATGCGCGACAAGGTGAGCCAGGCCAGCATCAGCATGACCTGGCTGACCCCCGGCCTGCCCGATCCGGCGGTCTATCCCCTGGACATGGCCTCCACCGTTTTGGGCGACGGCCAGACCAGCCGCTTGTGGAGCAACCTCAAGGAGAAGCAGGGCCTGGTGGACTCTGCCGACGCCTCGGCCTACACCCCCCAGGGGGTGGGACTGTTCGAGATGGAGGCCTCCCTGGCCCCGGACAAGGTCAACTCCGCCTGGCCGGCCATGCTGGCCCAGGCCATGACCCTGTTCACCCGGCCCCCCAGCGGCGAGGAGCTAAAGCGCGCCCGGGTCAACCTGGCCGCCACCTTTGTGCGCTCCCGCCAGACCATGCAGGGCCAGGCCCGGGAGCTGGGCTACTTCGAGATGTTCCGGGGCGGCTTTGAGAACATCGTCACCTACACCCAGCGCTTCAACGCGGTGGACGCCGCGGCGGTGTCCGAGGTGACCCACCGCTGGCTGAGCCCGGCCGGGCTCTCTGTAGTGATCCAGGTGCCCGAGGGCACCCCCGCGCCCGAGCTGGCCGCCCTCAAAAAGCAGGCCATGGCCCTCTACACCCAGGCCCCGGCCCAAAAGGAGGCCCAGGGGCCCCAGCGGGTGGTCTTGGACAACGGCCTGATCCTGTTGATCAAGCCCGCCCACGCGGTGCCCATCGTCAGCTACCTGTTGGCCGCGCCGGGCGGCCAGGCGGCGGAGAGCGACCAGCAGGCCGGGCTCTACAACCTGTGGTCCCGCGCCGTGGAGCGGGGCACCAAGGACATGAGCTACGAGGAGCTTACCCGCGAGCTGGAGGACATGGCCGGCTCGCTCAGCGGCTTCAGCTCCAAGACCGACGCCGGGCTCTCGGGCAGCTTTTTGGCCCGGGACTGGAAACGGGGCCTGGAGCTGATGACCCAGGTGTGGACCGGGGCCAACTTCCCGACCGCCCAGGTGGAGCGGGCCAGGCAGGAGCAGTTGGCCGCTCTCAGGGCCCAGCAGAACTCGCCGGTGGCTCGGGCTTTCAAGCGTTTTCGCCGCCTGGTCTACGGCGACCACCCCTTTGGCCACGACCCCCTGGGCACCCCCCAGACCCTGGCCACCTTCGGCCCGGCCCAGCTCAAGGCGGTGATGCAGCGCCTGCGCGGGCCCGGCGGCTGCGTGCTGGCCGTGGTGGGCGACGTGGAGCCGGCGGAGTTCATCGCCGAGGCCAAGAGGCTGTTGGGCGGGCTCAAGGGCCAGGCCGCCCCGGTCAAGGTGACCCCGCTCAGCGCCCCGGCCAAACCCCGCCTAAGCAAGATCGACGAGCCCCAGGCCAAGCAGAGCCAGATCCTCTTGGGCTTCGTGGCCCCGGGCCTGGCCTCGCCCCAGCGCTGGCCCCTGGAGCTGGCCGACGCGGTGTTGGGCGGCATGGGCGGGCGGCTCTTCGAGGATTTGAGGGACAAGCGCTCCCTGGCCTACGCGGTGCAGCCTTTCTATAGCCCCAGCAAAGGCGGGGGCATCTTCGGGGTGTACATGGGCGTGGGGCCGGGCAAGGAGCCAGCGGCCCTGGCGGGCATCGGCGAGCATCTGGGACGCCTGCACGCCCAGGCCCCCAGCCCCAAGGAGATGGCTCGGGCCAAGGCCTATTTCCTGGGCGGCTACGCCGTTGGACTGCAGCGCTACGGCGCCCAGGCCGCGGCCATGGCCGACGGCGAGCTGAACGGCCTGGGCTGGCTCAGCTACACCCAGGTGCCGGACAAGATCAAGGCGGTCACCGCCGAGCAGGTGCTGGCCGCGGTGCGAAAGTACCTGAACCCCGAGCACCGGGCCGAGCTGATCGCCGGGCCGCCGGCCCCGCTACGGGCCAAGTAG